One Halictus rubicundus isolate RS-2024b chromosome 10, iyHalRubi1_principal, whole genome shotgun sequence genomic window carries:
- the Spred gene encoding sprouty-related protein with EVH-1 domain isoform X3, producing MTEASEDGNYLVRVRAQVMTRDDSSGGWVPLSGGGLANVSVRRRATSSAVTTTQSHGSSSSSPLGATKKRHEYLIYGKRITDQSVVLSCTIKKDFEYNKVMPTFHHWRTGEKRFGLTFQTAADARAFDKGVRTAVEELLEGLANSTLCGNSLDAGDEDVFMTLNLPAEPPEPRPSSETSRSIVRVTNCHSQCSDFPDSQKPIHYIDGSSIKAPPSQHPLASTADAESDNYPYVQLTTLNHEYLYPIIDDHKGDRLDRSNTGSSLKKPDIIVSEPTKNTMNRNIRLRCKHCQELYTEQHNPRGSCEYAPDPVKRGIAKISCLSCAQGMLYHCMSDAEGDFSQNPCSCSTEEGCGRRWFGLALLSLIVPCLWIYPPLRAVHWCGRSCGMCGGRHHPME from the exons TGGTAACTATCTGGTGAGGGTTCGTGCCCAGGTAATGACAAGGGATGATAGTTCCGGTGGTTGGGTTCCTTTAAGCGGCGGTGGTTTAGCTAATGTTTCGGTTAGAAGAAGAGCTACTTCTTCAG CTGTCACTACAACCCAAAGTCATGGATCTTCAAGCAGCTCCCCGCTTGGTGCGACAAAGAAGAGGCACGAGTATCTTATTTATGGGAAACGAATCACTGATCAATCG GTTGTTCTTAGCTGTacaattaaaaaagatttcgaatATAATAAGGTAATGCCGACTTTTCATCACTGGAGGACAGGGGAGAAAAGGTTTGGTTTAACGTTTCAAACAGCTGCTGACGCAAGAGCTTTTGACAAAGGTGTTCGTACAGCTGTTGAAGAATTATTAGAAG GATTGGCTAATTCAACGTTGTGCGGTAATTCATTAGATGCTGGTGATGAGGATGTTTTTATG aCTTTGAACTTGCCTGCGGAACCACCGGAGCCACGTCCGTCGTCAGAAACATCTCGTAGTATAGTTCGGGTGACTAATTGTCATTCCCAGTGTTCAGATTTTCCTGATTCACAGAAACCTATCCATTATATTGATGGATCATCTATAAAAGCACCACCATCGCAACATCCTTTGGCATCGACTGCCGATGCTGAATCGGATAACTATCCTTATGTACAACTCACAACTCTTAATCACGAGTATTTATATCCTATTATCGATGATCATAAAGGAGATCGGTTAGATAGATCTAATACTGGCAGTTCTTTGAAGAAGCCAGATATTATAGTATCTGAACCCACGAAAAATACTATGAATCGTAATATTCGATTACGATGTAAACATTGCCAAGAGCTTTATACGGAACAGCATAACCCGAGAGGATCGTGTGAATATGCACCTGATCCTGTTAAACGCGGAATCGCAAAAATTTCGTGTCTGTCATGTGCTCAGGGCATGTTGTACCACTGTATGAGTGACGCCGAAGGTGATTTCTCCCAGAATCCCTGCAG TTGTAGCACAGAAGAAGGATGCGGACGCAGGTGGTTTGGTTTGGCATTATTGTCACTGATCGTTCCTTGCTTGTGGATTTATCCTCCGCTGAGAGCTGTTCATTGGTGTGGCAGGTCCTGTGGAATGTGCGGGGGACGTCACCATCCGATGGAATAA
- the Spred gene encoding sprouty-related protein with EVH-1 domain isoform X1 yields the protein MTEASEDGNYLVRVRAQVMTRDDSSGGWVPLSGGGLANVSVRRRATSSGGHQSNNTNGSGISTSTVVPSTTNSTQSVSTTAVTTTQSHGSSSSSPLGATKKRHEYLIYGKRITDQSVVLSCTIKKDFEYNKVMPTFHHWRTGEKRFGLTFQTAADARAFDKGVRTAVEELLEGLANSTLCGNSLDAGDEDVFMTLNLPAEPPEPRPSSETSRSIVRVTNCHSQCSDFPDSQKPIHYIDGSSIKAPPSQHPLASTADAESDNYPYVQLTTLNHEYLYPIIDDHKGDRLDRSNTGSSLKKPDIIVSEPTKNTMNRNIRLRCKHCQELYTEQHNPRGSCEYAPDPVKRGIAKISCLSCAQGMLYHCMSDAEGDFSQNPCSCSTEEGCGRRWFGLALLSLIVPCLWIYPPLRAVHWCGRSCGMCGGRHHPME from the exons TGGTAACTATCTGGTGAGGGTTCGTGCCCAGGTAATGACAAGGGATGATAGTTCCGGTGGTTGGGTTCCTTTAAGCGGCGGTGGTTTAGCTAATGTTTCGGTTAGAAGAAGAGCTACTTCTTCAGGTGGGCATCAGTCTAATAATACCAACGGGTCTGGTATTTCTACTTCGACTGTCGTACCGTCTACTACGAACTCTACGCAATCTGTATCAACTACAGCTGTCACTACAACCCAAAGTCATGGATCTTCAAGCAGCTCCCCGCTTGGTGCGACAAAGAAGAGGCACGAGTATCTTATTTATGGGAAACGAATCACTGATCAATCG GTTGTTCTTAGCTGTacaattaaaaaagatttcgaatATAATAAGGTAATGCCGACTTTTCATCACTGGAGGACAGGGGAGAAAAGGTTTGGTTTAACGTTTCAAACAGCTGCTGACGCAAGAGCTTTTGACAAAGGTGTTCGTACAGCTGTTGAAGAATTATTAGAAG GATTGGCTAATTCAACGTTGTGCGGTAATTCATTAGATGCTGGTGATGAGGATGTTTTTATG aCTTTGAACTTGCCTGCGGAACCACCGGAGCCACGTCCGTCGTCAGAAACATCTCGTAGTATAGTTCGGGTGACTAATTGTCATTCCCAGTGTTCAGATTTTCCTGATTCACAGAAACCTATCCATTATATTGATGGATCATCTATAAAAGCACCACCATCGCAACATCCTTTGGCATCGACTGCCGATGCTGAATCGGATAACTATCCTTATGTACAACTCACAACTCTTAATCACGAGTATTTATATCCTATTATCGATGATCATAAAGGAGATCGGTTAGATAGATCTAATACTGGCAGTTCTTTGAAGAAGCCAGATATTATAGTATCTGAACCCACGAAAAATACTATGAATCGTAATATTCGATTACGATGTAAACATTGCCAAGAGCTTTATACGGAACAGCATAACCCGAGAGGATCGTGTGAATATGCACCTGATCCTGTTAAACGCGGAATCGCAAAAATTTCGTGTCTGTCATGTGCTCAGGGCATGTTGTACCACTGTATGAGTGACGCCGAAGGTGATTTCTCCCAGAATCCCTGCAG TTGTAGCACAGAAGAAGGATGCGGACGCAGGTGGTTTGGTTTGGCATTATTGTCACTGATCGTTCCTTGCTTGTGGATTTATCCTCCGCTGAGAGCTGTTCATTGGTGTGGCAGGTCCTGTGGAATGTGCGGGGGACGTCACCATCCGATGGAATAA
- the Spred gene encoding sprouty-related protein with EVH-1 domain isoform X2 encodes MTEASEDGNYLVRVRAQVMTRDDSSGGWVPLSGGGLANVSVRRRATSSGGHQSNNTNGSGISTSTVVPSTTNSTQSVSTTAVTTTQSHGSSSSSPLGATKKRHEYLIYGKRITDQSVVLSCTIKKDFEYNKVMPTFHHWRTGEKRFGLTFQTAADARAFDKGVRTAVEELLEDAGDEDVFMTLNLPAEPPEPRPSSETSRSIVRVTNCHSQCSDFPDSQKPIHYIDGSSIKAPPSQHPLASTADAESDNYPYVQLTTLNHEYLYPIIDDHKGDRLDRSNTGSSLKKPDIIVSEPTKNTMNRNIRLRCKHCQELYTEQHNPRGSCEYAPDPVKRGIAKISCLSCAQGMLYHCMSDAEGDFSQNPCSCSTEEGCGRRWFGLALLSLIVPCLWIYPPLRAVHWCGRSCGMCGGRHHPME; translated from the exons TGGTAACTATCTGGTGAGGGTTCGTGCCCAGGTAATGACAAGGGATGATAGTTCCGGTGGTTGGGTTCCTTTAAGCGGCGGTGGTTTAGCTAATGTTTCGGTTAGAAGAAGAGCTACTTCTTCAGGTGGGCATCAGTCTAATAATACCAACGGGTCTGGTATTTCTACTTCGACTGTCGTACCGTCTACTACGAACTCTACGCAATCTGTATCAACTACAGCTGTCACTACAACCCAAAGTCATGGATCTTCAAGCAGCTCCCCGCTTGGTGCGACAAAGAAGAGGCACGAGTATCTTATTTATGGGAAACGAATCACTGATCAATCG GTTGTTCTTAGCTGTacaattaaaaaagatttcgaatATAATAAGGTAATGCCGACTTTTCATCACTGGAGGACAGGGGAGAAAAGGTTTGGTTTAACGTTTCAAACAGCTGCTGACGCAAGAGCTTTTGACAAAGGTGTTCGTACAGCTGTTGAAGAATTATTAGAAG ATGCTGGTGATGAGGATGTTTTTATG aCTTTGAACTTGCCTGCGGAACCACCGGAGCCACGTCCGTCGTCAGAAACATCTCGTAGTATAGTTCGGGTGACTAATTGTCATTCCCAGTGTTCAGATTTTCCTGATTCACAGAAACCTATCCATTATATTGATGGATCATCTATAAAAGCACCACCATCGCAACATCCTTTGGCATCGACTGCCGATGCTGAATCGGATAACTATCCTTATGTACAACTCACAACTCTTAATCACGAGTATTTATATCCTATTATCGATGATCATAAAGGAGATCGGTTAGATAGATCTAATACTGGCAGTTCTTTGAAGAAGCCAGATATTATAGTATCTGAACCCACGAAAAATACTATGAATCGTAATATTCGATTACGATGTAAACATTGCCAAGAGCTTTATACGGAACAGCATAACCCGAGAGGATCGTGTGAATATGCACCTGATCCTGTTAAACGCGGAATCGCAAAAATTTCGTGTCTGTCATGTGCTCAGGGCATGTTGTACCACTGTATGAGTGACGCCGAAGGTGATTTCTCCCAGAATCCCTGCAG TTGTAGCACAGAAGAAGGATGCGGACGCAGGTGGTTTGGTTTGGCATTATTGTCACTGATCGTTCCTTGCTTGTGGATTTATCCTCCGCTGAGAGCTGTTCATTGGTGTGGCAGGTCCTGTGGAATGTGCGGGGGACGTCACCATCCGATGGAATAA
- the Fdx1 gene encoding adrenodoxin-like protein 1, mitochondrial Ferredoxin 1, which yields MTFILRPVSWKHVIQKSFLPVNHLITTAALEFHTSKYSCHGEYEMQDPKTEADIVNVTFIDKTGTKIPVKGKVGDNVLYLAHRHGIEMEGACEASLACTTCHVYVHHDYVDKLPTAEEKEEDLLDLAPFLKENSRLGCQIILTRDLDGIELELPQATRNFYVDGHTPTAH from the exons ATGACATTTATTCTAAGGCCTGTATCATGGAAACATGTAATACAAAAGTCATTTTTGCCAGTGAATCATTTGATAACTACAGCAGCTCTTGAATTCCATACGTCGAAAT ATTCATGTCACGGTGAATATGAAATGCAAGATCCAAAAACAGAAGCTGATAT TGTAAATGTAACATTTATTGATAAGACAGGGACGAAGATACCCGTGAAAGGAAAAGTAGGGGACAATGTATTGTATTTAGCTCATAGACATGGAATAGAGATGGAAGGAGCTTGTGAAGCATCCCTTGCTTGTACTACTTGTCACGTGTATGTACATCATGATTATGTAGATAAATTACCAACGgctgaagaaaaagaagaagatctGTTAGATTTGGCACCATTTTTAAAAGAGAATTCACGATTAg GTTGCCAAATTATATTAACGAGAGACTTAGATGGCATAGAATTAGAATTGCCACAAGCAACAAGGAATTTTTATGTAGATGGTCATACGCCAACTGCACATTAG